The Halorussus gelatinilyticus genome contains the following window.
GTAGACGCCGCCTTCCTCGTCACGCGCCCGGCGGTAGGCGTCGTAGGGGTCTCCGACCGTCGTCCGGACCTCGACAGGGATTCGGGCCGGCGCGTCGAGGGTCGCCGCGAGGCGCTCGAACGCCTCGCGCGAGGTAACCGTTCGCATCGTCACGGAAGAGGGTATCGGGCCGGCGGTTATCTGACTTCGGGTTCGCTCTGGCGTCGGGTCGCCGAAAAGTGAGAAATCGCGCCAGCGTCGCGCTGCGGTGGCGCTACTCCTTCAGATGTAGGTTGTTCACCTGCGCGCCGAAGTTGGCGAACGCCGGGTCCACGATGTCGGGGATGTACCCCCCGAACTTCGCGGTGTTGAGCGGCCAGCGGAACTTCGCGTAGTCCCGCAGGACGTAGGGCATATCGAGATAGATTTTCTCGATGGCCCGCGCGGTGAGCCTGTTGCGCTCCTCGGCGTTCATCGTCGTCCGGGCCTTCGAGAGCAAGTCGTCCGAACTCCCGCCGTAGAGGCCGTAGCCCGTCGAGTTGTACATGAACGAGTCGGAGTTGCCGTCCTTCGAGTGGTCGTCGGCGTTGTCGCTGTGGAAGAACGAGTAGGCCGAACTGCCGAACGGCCCGGTGCCGCCCCAGCCCATCGGGTAGATGTCGAAGTCCTCCTGATAGTAGACCTTGGAGGTCATCGTGTTGAACGACAGCGCTTGGGTCTTCACCGGGATGCCGACCGACTTCATGTTGTTCACCCACCGCTGGATGGCCTTGGCCTCCTTCGGTCCCTTCTTCGGCGGGTCGATGAACATCGTGATGGCGTCGCCGTCCATCGTCTGCGGGATGGTCTGGCCGTCCACGCGAAGCTCGCGGTCCGCGCCGTCGTGTTCGCGCAGGACCTGCGACTGGACCGGACCGAACGAGTAGTCGTGTTTCGACTCGGAGCGACTCGCGCTGACACCCGAGAGGCTACCGGGGTAGTCCTTGCCGACGTAGGTGCCCGACGAGCCGTCGATGACCTGTCCTTCGGTGAGGAACGACCGGACGCCCTCGACGTCCGGCGTCGGGCCTTGGTCGGCCGACCGGAAGTCGAAGGCGTCGGTCGCGGGGTGGGTCAACATCTGGTCTTCGCCGGCGAACTGGAAGTCCGGCCGGGGCTTTGGATAGCCGTTCGACTGCACGAAGTCACCCTTCCAGACGTAGCCGCTCATCAGGCGCTGGACCCAGAAGTAGTCGTCGTACAGGAACGCGACCGCCTGCCGGAACGTCACGTCGTCGAGCGGTTTGCGCCGCAGGTTGAACGCGTAGTACGAGAAGCCGCTGTCGGTCCCGTTGACCAAGCTCATCCCTTGGTTCTTCTTGACCTGCGGAATCTTCGCGGTCTTCATGCTCCCGTAGTGGGTGTCGATGTTCCCCTGTAGGAACGCGTTGGTCATCGCGGTCTCGCTGCCGAACACCTTGTAGTTCACCTGGTCGATGAAGGGACCGCCAGCCCGGAGCTGGTCGTGGTTCTGTTTCCACTCCAGCGTGCTGAGCGTGTCGTAGTAGTACTCGTTGTCGAAGACGACCTGCATCGACGTCGCGGGGTCGAACCGGGTGAGTCGCCCCGGCCCGAGTCCGACCGGCCCGTTGTCCGGGTTGGCCGCCATCGGGTCGTACTGCTGGTAGTTCTTGCCCTCCCACTTGTGCTGTGGCAGGAGCGGAATCTGTAGCTGTTCGGACGCCCAGACGCCGACCGGCTGGCTCAGCTTCAGGTGGAAGTCCCAGTCGCTCCGCGATGACTCCTCGATGGACTCCATCGGCGACACGGCCGCGGCGTAGTTGCCCGGCTGGTTCTCCATGTAGTAGCGATACGTGAACAGCACGTCCTCGGCGGTGAAGTCCTCGCCGTCGTTCCAGGTCAACCCGTCCCGCACGTCGAAGTACACGTCGGGCTTGGCGTTCTGCCCCGAGGTGTTCTCGACGGTCCAGTCGGTGAAGACGTTCGGTCGGACCTCGCTGGTCACGGGGTCGAGCGTGGTCCCGGTCTCGTACACCCTATCGACCGCGACCGCGGCGTAGACCGACCCCAGCGTCAGGATGTTCGACGTGTCGGGTTGGGAGCTCATCCCGTAGACCAGCGTGCCCCCGGTCGGAACGTCGCCCCCCGATTGCCCGCCCTCGGTGGTCGTCTCCTGCGATGCTTGGTTACCGCCCAGTTCTTTGGCCGCACTCGGTCCCGCCAGCGACACCGCGACCGCTCCCGCCCCGCTCGCCTTTAGGAACCTGCGCCTGCTCTCCGTTGGTTTCTCTGCGTCGGTATGCCTTCCCGGCATAAACGCATTAACAATGATTATAGATGTAAGGCTACTGGTTAGAACGCCTCTCGCAGGGATTTGGATGAGATTCGATTTGTGACAGAGAAATGGTAGCCGGGGTTTCGGGTGGTCAGTCGAGGGGGAACGTGCGGTTGATTGACCGGCCGACAGGCGCATGCGGGCGCGACCCGCGAGTGGTCGCACCCATCCACGCGAGGTCGTGCTGAGCGGAGCGAAGCACGGATCGGAAGACGCGGTTTGTCTTCCGGTGGCCGAGCATCGGAGCAAAGCGAGAAGCGCAGGCGGTTGGGGAGGACGAGGCGCGGTGTGGAGCGGTGTTGTGCAGTATAATGTGCTCAAGCCTAACGCTGGCTTCCCTGCGCAAACTGTCTCTCTCGTAGCCCAAAGCAATCAGTTCGCCGAAGCGATTCGTTCGATAGCCATCGAACTGACGAAAAAGAGGTTGCTGGAGTCGGAATGACGAGTGCAAAAAATTGGGAAAAGCGCGAATTTACGTGTTGACTTCGGATTCGCCGATGACTGCCGTCTTGTCGCTACCGGATGCGTGCCAAATTACTTTCACCGTATCGCCATCCGAGAAGGTACTGCTGTTAATGGTGAGCGTATCACCAGCAGTGATGTCGCCGCTCGGGAAACTACTGTTGTCGCCGCTATTACTAATAGCGAGTTCGCCATCGCCGTAGACGTTCTGTCCACCGACAGTCACGTTCACTTGGTCGGCCGGGACTGCATTGCCACCATCATGCACTACATCGACAGTGATGTTACCGCCGTTCTCGCTGTAATCGAACGTGAACGTCGCACTCGGACTGGCTTGACTCACGCGGTCGCCGAGACCGAGGACGAACGTCCCGATGACGGCAGCTAGAATCACTGTGATCGCCACCATCAGGATGACGCCGATGACCGGCGAGACGGCATCTTCGTCACTGAACAGGCTCTTAAGGTCCATTAGAGCGACACCTCGGACTCGCCGATGACGGCCGTCTTGTCGCTACCGGAGGCCGTCCAGATGATTTTGACAGTTTGCCCGTCTTTGATTTCGTTGCTGCTCTCGTAGAGCGAGAGTTCGTCACCGGCTGTGATTTTATTGTTCCAATCTGAGTAGGAATTGAAGCCATTGACTGCATTGTCTGGTTTCCCCCAAGCGTTCGTTCCGCCGACACTAACGTTTACTTGGTCAGCATTCACGCCTGCACCGCCATCATGGGTGATGTTAATTGCGTCCGCTGAACCAGACTGTGTATAATCGAACGTGAAGGTCGCACTGGGCTGCGCTTGACTCACTCGGTCACCGAGACCGAGGACGAACGTTCCGATCACTGCGGCCAGAATCACCGTAATCGCCACCATCAGAATGACGCCGATGACGGGACTGACCGCGCCGTCGTCTTCGAAGAGTGCCTTGAGATTCATGTTTCGTATGTCTCCGTTTTCCGGCACGTTATCATCCGTGAGAAGCGGCCGCATCCTTTATTGTACCGACGACGTATGGTACAATCGTCGGCGGGGGACCGTCAAAGCCGCCCCGGACCGGCACTTCTCTCCAAATGACACGTGCTTAGTTGCGTCGTTCGTAGTCACCCTATATAAATACTTGCTTACCTGAAAACAGAATTATAGACGTTGATACCTTGCGGAATGTTATATTAATAGAAATTTTATAAACTGCCGGGTTCGGAAACGCTCAGGTTTAAGACTGCTCGCTCTGACGTAACGACCGATGAGCCAGCAAGTCACTCCGGAGACGCTTCGGTCCGCGCTGCAGTCGCTGGCCGCCCGACTCGGCAAGACGCCGACGGTGGTGGACATGCACGAGGAGGGCGCGTATTCGCCGGAACGCTATCAGGAGGTCTTCGGGGGCTGGAACGAGGCGCTGGAGGACGCCGGATTGGACCCCGACGAGATGGGGAGCAAGCGCATCCCCGACCGGGAACTGCTGGCCGAACTCCAGCGACTCTACACCGAACTGGGCGGGCCGCCGACCCAGCGGGACATGACCGAGCGCGGCGAGTACTCGAATCGGACCTACCAGCTCCGGTTCGGCAGTTGGTCGAACGCGCTCCGCGAGGCGATGCTCGACACCAACGACGGCATCTCCGAGCGGGAACTCCTCCGAGAGATAGAGCGTCTCGCCGACGAACTCGGTCGCGCGCCCAAGGCCGCCGAGATGGACGACCGCGGCCAGTACGCGCCCGTGACGTATCACCGGCGCTTCGGGTCGTGGCGTCGGGCGCTGACCGAGGCGGACCTCAACGGCGTCTCCGACGAGCCCACCGACGACTGAGTTTCTGTCCTAGCCGCTACCGCCGCCCGAGAACTCCTCGTAGGAGATGGTGCCTTGGTTTACGATGGCCTGCTCGGAGGGCACGGCACCGTCCGGCGGGTCGCCCTCCACGTCGCCGGGTTCGCCGCAGACGATGCGCGCTATCATCCCGAGCGACTTGTGCGGGAGACAGAAGTAGTCGTAGGTCCCCGTCACCTCGAAGGTGTAACTGAACGACGCCCCCTGCTCGGTGAGGATGCCGCTGTCCCACGGTTCGGCCTGCTCGGGAATCCGGGTCACGTTCGCGGAGTCGAGGCTCTCGGCGTAGGCCGTCGAGGAGTGGGAACCCGACTCGATGACCCACTCGACCGTCGTGCCGGGTTCCACGAACAGGCCGATGGGGTCGAAGTAGTACTCGCTTCCCTCGGTTATCATGGCGATCTCCTGAGTGCCGCCGCCCGCGCCACCCTCGGTCGTGGTTTCGCCCTCGGTGGCGGCTCCGCCCTCCGTGGTGGTTCCGCCCGCCGTCGCTTCTCCGCCGCCGTCCCCCGTCGGCGCGGAACACCCCGCGAGTCCACCCACGGAGAGCGCGCTCCCCCACTTGACGAACGTTCGTCGTTTCATAGCGTTGGTACTACGGATTCGACGGGCAAAACGGGTTCGGCCAGCGCGCCGTTCCCGGACCGCTCGCCGACGAGCGGTCCGTCTCACCGAATCTCGATGGAGACCGCTCCGCGCTCGCGGTCCGAGCGCTCGACCAGTCGGTCGATGCGCTCGTCCATCTCGGGGTGAGTCGAGAGCAGGCGCGTCACCTCCGCTCGCTCCTCGCTGTGGACGTACAGCGGCGAAGAGAGCTTCAGCCGCGGTTCCGTCGCGCGCTCTATCTTCCGGAGGGCGCGGGCGAGCGCGAGCGGGTCGCCCGTGACCGCGGCCGCGCGGTCGTCCGCAGCGTACTCGCGCCGCCGCGAGTGGGCGAGCATGACGAGCGTGAGCGCGACGAATCCGACCATCACGACCCGTCCGACCCGCCTGCGGAGCGAGGCGACCGGCGCGAGCGCGTCGGCGGGCGGATTCCCCCGAATCCAGTCGAGCGCCCGGCGCAGCCCCGACCCGACGAGGACGAGCGGGAGCGCCACGGCGACGACGACCCAGACGAGCGACTGCCCGGCGCTGTACGCCAGCGTCTGGACCAGACTGTCCTTGCTTTCGAGGTGCGCGAGTTCGTGGGCCAGCAGGGCTTCGAGTTCGTCGGCCGACAGCAGGAAGAACACCGAGCGGTCGAGGACGACCACGCCGCCCCGGACCCCGCCCAGCGCCATCGCGTTCGGCGCGCCCATCCGCCCGACGGCGAGTCGCGGTCGGGTCACGGCCATCTCTTCGGCGAGACGGTCGAGACGGTGATGTATTTCCGGCGCACGCGCTCGCGGGAGGTCGGCGGCGCTGACCCGCAAGAGGAGTCCCACCGTACCGAATCGGTAGCTCAGATAGCCCAGCGCGATAGTGAGCGCAGTCGTCCAGACGACGACCTCCAGCAAGTCGGCGCGAGCGAGCCACACCGCGGCCAGCAGTCGGTAGCCGAGGTAGGCGACGGTCGCGTACACGACCAGCAGGACCAGCCCGACGAGAGTCATCAGGACGCGGAGACCGACGCGACGCATGCGGGACGATTCGGACGGTAGGGGCAAGGGGATGACGGTCTCGGGGGTTCGGCGGACGACTGACAGAAGGCAAAGCTATTGTATCGTGGTCGCCCGTATTTCGATATAATGACTACCGAGCAGCGCGAACGAGGGTTCGACCACACGGCGGTCGAACCGAAGTGGCAACGCGCGTGGGACGACGCCGACGTGTTCCGAATCCCGGACGGCGCCGAGGACCCCGAGTACGTCCTCGCCATGTTCCCCTACACCTCCGGGAACCTCCACATGGGCCACGTTCGCAACTACACCATCACCGACGCGTACGCCCGCTTCGAGCGTCTGCGCGGCGAGAACGTCCTGCACCCGATGGGGTGGGACTCGTTCGGTCTGCCCGCCGAGAACGCTGCCGAGGAGCGCGACACCAACCCCCGAGACTGGACGCTGGACTGCATCGACTCGATGAAAGAGCAACTGCAGGCGATGGGCTTCGGCTACGACTGGGAGCGCGAGGTCACGACCTGCGACCCCGACTACTACCGGTGGAACCAGTGGCTGTTCAAGCGATTCCTGGACGAGGACCTCGTGGAGCGCCAGAGCGCCGAACTGAACTGGTGTCCGTCCTGCGAGACCGTGCTGGCCGACGAGCAGGTCGAGGAGGGAGAGGCTCCGGAGGATCCTCACGGAGACGGCGGAGCCGTCGAAGTCTGCTGGCGGTGTGACACGCCCATCGAACAGCGCGAGATGGACCAGTGGTTCTTCACCATCACCGACTACGCCGACGAACTGCTGGAGTCGCTGGACCAACTGGACGGGTGGCCCGCCAACGTCCGGGAGATGCAGCGCAACTGGATCGGCCGCCAAGAGGGCGACACCGTGGCGTTCGAGATTCCCGGCTACGGCGACGTGGACATCTTCACGACGCGACTCGACACCATCCACGGCGCGACGTTCTTCTCGCTCGCGCCCGGCCACCCCGTCGCGCAGGAAATCGCCGAGGACAACGACGAGGTCGCCGAGTACATCCACGAGGCCGAACACGCCGACGAGGACGAACTGGACGTGACCTCCGGCGTCTTCACGGGCGAGCACGCGGTCAACCCCGCCACTGGCGAGGAGATTCCCGTCTACGTCGCCGACTACGTGCTGACCGACGTGGGGACCGGCGCGCTGTACGCCGTGCCCGGCCACGACGACCGGGACCACGAGTTCGCCGAGGCCCACGACATCCCCATCGAGCAGGTCGTGGAACCGGCCCCGGACGCCGACGCGGACCCCGAGGACGTGGACGTGCAGGAGGAGGCCTACACGCCCGACGGCGTGCTGGTCAACAGCGGCGAGTACGACGGCCTGACCAGCGAGGAGGCCCGCGAGCGGTTCGTCGAGGAGTTCGACGGCGAACACCGCACCGAGTACAACCTCCGGGACTGGGGCATCTCGCGCCAGCGCTACTGGGGCACGCCCATCCCGATGATTCGCTGTGACGACTGCGGCTACGTCCCGGTGCCCGACGAGGACCTGCCGGTCGAGTTGCCCGAGTTCGTCCACACGACGGGCAACCCGCTGGACGCCGCCGACGAGTGGAAGCGCGTCGAGTGCCCCGACTGCGGCGGCGACGCCGTGCGCGAGACCGACACGATGGACACGTTCGTGGACTCGTCGTGGTACTTCCTGCGCTACGTCTCGCCCGACGAAGAAGCGATGCCCTTCGACACCGAGCGCGCGAGCGACTGGATGCCGGTGGACCAGTACGTCGGCGGCATCGAACACGCCGTGATGCATCTGCTGTACGCCCGGTTCTTCACGAAGGTGCTGGACGACATCGACCTGCTGGAGGGCGTCCGCGAGCCGTTCACCGACCTGACGAATCAGGGGATGGTGCTGGGCGCGGACGGCAACAAGATGTCCAAGAGCAAGGGCAACGGCGTCTCGCCCCAGCGCATCATCGACGAGTACGGCGCGGACACCGCCCGGCTGTTCATCATGGAGGCCGCCCAGCCCGAGAAGGAGTTCGCGTGGAGCGAGGAGGGCGTCCACTCGGCGCACAACTTCCTGCAGAACGTCTACCGACTGGCCGACGAGTTCGCCGCCGGCGAAGTGGCCGGATCGGAGACCGAAACCGATGCCACCGCCGTCGCCGACTACGTGTCGCGCGAAATCGACGCGACGGTCGCCACCGCGACCGAGGAGTTCGAGGACTTCCGGTTCAACCACGCGCTGCAGGCCGTCCGCGAGATGGTGTCGCTCCTGCATCGCTACCGGGAGTACACCGCGCCCGACGAGGAGACCTTCGAGCGCGGACTGGTGACGGCCGTCAAGATTCTGTCGCCGGTCGCGCCCCACCTCGCCGAGGAGGTCTGGGAGCGACTGGACCGCGACGGCCTGCTGGCCGAGGCCGACTGGCCCGCCGCCGACGCGCCCGACGACTACGACGTCGAGCGCCGACTCGTGGAGAACACCCGCGAGGACGTGCGCGACATCGTGGACACCGTCGGCATCGAGGACCCCGAGACCGTCACGCTCGCGGTCGCGCCCGAGTGGAAGCACCGCGCCCACGAGGTCGCCGCCGACGCCGACGGCAACGTCGTCGGCACGGTCATGGGCGACGAGCAACTGCGCGAGGTCGGCGAGGCGGCCGCGGACTTCGCCAAGGACCTCGCCGCGCGTTCGGAGGCGCTGGACGAGCAACTGTCCCCCGAGCGCGAGCGCGCCGCGCTCGAACGCGCCGCGTGGCTGCTGGAACGCGAGTTCGGAGCCGACGTGGTGGTTCAGAGCGCCGAGGAAGCCGACGGCGAACTGGCGAGCAAGGCCGAACCGGGCCGGCCCGCAATCGACATCGAAGAGTAGGCTGACTCCGGTTCTTTTTCGTCGTTTCTTCGAGGAGTGCCGAACAGATGGACGACGGGCAGACGCTCGACTTCGCAAACCATCACGGGTGGATAAAGGGGCCGCCCGCTCGCGGTCACGCGAGCGAAGCGAGTGTGACCTCGGAAGACGCGGTTTTTCTTCCGGCGGGCCGCGGGCCCGTGGTCGTCTGGCCGACCGCTATCCGCAGGCGAACGAAGTGAGCCGAGGATATGTCGGCCAGCGACCGCGAGCGGGCGG
Protein-coding sequences here:
- a CDS encoding ABC transporter substrate-binding protein, with protein sequence MPGRHTDAEKPTESRRRFLKASGAGAVAVSLAGPSAAKELGGNQASQETTTEGGQSGGDVPTGGTLVYGMSSQPDTSNILTLGSVYAAVAVDRVYETGTTLDPVTSEVRPNVFTDWTVENTSGQNAKPDVYFDVRDGLTWNDGEDFTAEDVLFTYRYYMENQPGNYAAAVSPMESIEESSRSDWDFHLKLSQPVGVWASEQLQIPLLPQHKWEGKNYQQYDPMAANPDNGPVGLGPGRLTRFDPATSMQVVFDNEYYYDTLSTLEWKQNHDQLRAGGPFIDQVNYKVFGSETAMTNAFLQGNIDTHYGSMKTAKIPQVKKNQGMSLVNGTDSGFSYYAFNLRRKPLDDVTFRQAVAFLYDDYFWVQRLMSGYVWKGDFVQSNGYPKPRPDFQFAGEDQMLTHPATDAFDFRSADQGPTPDVEGVRSFLTEGQVIDGSSGTYVGKDYPGSLSGVSASRSESKHDYSFGPVQSQVLREHDGADRELRVDGQTIPQTMDGDAITMFIDPPKKGPKEAKAIQRWVNNMKSVGIPVKTQALSFNTMTSKVYYQEDFDIYPMGWGGTGPFGSSAYSFFHSDNADDHSKDGNSDSFMYNSTGYGLYGGSSDDLLSKARTTMNAEERNRLTARAIEKIYLDMPYVLRDYAKFRWPLNTAKFGGYIPDIVDPAFANFGAQVNNLHLKE
- a CDS encoding type IV pilin, which gives rise to MDLKSLFSDEDAVSPVIGVILMVAITVILAAVIGTFVLGLGDRVSQASPSATFTFDYSENGGNITVDVVHDGGNAVPADQVNVTVGGQNVYGDGELAISNSGDNSSFPSGDITAGDTLTINSSTFSDGDTVKVIWHASGSDKTAVIGESEVNT
- a CDS encoding type IV pilin: MNLKALFEDDGAVSPVIGVILMVAITVILAAVIGTFVLGLGDRVSQAQPSATFTFDYTQSGSADAINITHDGGAGVNADQVNVSVGGTNAWGKPDNAVNGFNSYSDWNNKITAGDELSLYESSNEIKDGQTVKIIWTASGSDKTAVIGESEVSL
- a CDS encoding homing endonuclease associated repeat-containing protein, whose product is MSQQVTPETLRSALQSLAARLGKTPTVVDMHEEGAYSPERYQEVFGGWNEALEDAGLDPDEMGSKRIPDRELLAELQRLYTELGGPPTQRDMTERGEYSNRTYQLRFGSWSNALREAMLDTNDGISERELLREIERLADELGRAPKAAEMDDRGQYAPVTYHRRFGSWRRALTEADLNGVSDEPTDD
- a CDS encoding plastocyanin/azurin family copper-binding protein, which codes for MKRRTFVKWGSALSVGGLAGCSAPTGDGGGEATAGGTTTEGGAATEGETTTEGGAGGGTQEIAMITEGSEYYFDPIGLFVEPGTTVEWVIESGSHSSTAYAESLDSANVTRIPEQAEPWDSGILTEQGASFSYTFEVTGTYDYFCLPHKSLGMIARIVCGEPGDVEGDPPDGAVPSEQAIVNQGTISYEEFSGGGSG
- a CDS encoding M48 family metallopeptidase; translation: MRRVGLRVLMTLVGLVLLVVYATVAYLGYRLLAAVWLARADLLEVVVWTTALTIALGYLSYRFGTVGLLLRVSAADLPRARAPEIHHRLDRLAEEMAVTRPRLAVGRMGAPNAMALGGVRGGVVVLDRSVFFLLSADELEALLAHELAHLESKDSLVQTLAYSAGQSLVWVVVAVALPLVLVGSGLRRALDWIRGNPPADALAPVASLRRRVGRVVMVGFVALTLVMLAHSRRREYAADDRAAAVTGDPLALARALRKIERATEPRLKLSSPLYVHSEERAEVTRLLSTHPEMDERIDRLVERSDRERGAVSIEIR
- the leuS gene encoding leucine--tRNA ligase, giving the protein MTTEQRERGFDHTAVEPKWQRAWDDADVFRIPDGAEDPEYVLAMFPYTSGNLHMGHVRNYTITDAYARFERLRGENVLHPMGWDSFGLPAENAAEERDTNPRDWTLDCIDSMKEQLQAMGFGYDWEREVTTCDPDYYRWNQWLFKRFLDEDLVERQSAELNWCPSCETVLADEQVEEGEAPEDPHGDGGAVEVCWRCDTPIEQREMDQWFFTITDYADELLESLDQLDGWPANVREMQRNWIGRQEGDTVAFEIPGYGDVDIFTTRLDTIHGATFFSLAPGHPVAQEIAEDNDEVAEYIHEAEHADEDELDVTSGVFTGEHAVNPATGEEIPVYVADYVLTDVGTGALYAVPGHDDRDHEFAEAHDIPIEQVVEPAPDADADPEDVDVQEEAYTPDGVLVNSGEYDGLTSEEARERFVEEFDGEHRTEYNLRDWGISRQRYWGTPIPMIRCDDCGYVPVPDEDLPVELPEFVHTTGNPLDAADEWKRVECPDCGGDAVRETDTMDTFVDSSWYFLRYVSPDEEAMPFDTERASDWMPVDQYVGGIEHAVMHLLYARFFTKVLDDIDLLEGVREPFTDLTNQGMVLGADGNKMSKSKGNGVSPQRIIDEYGADTARLFIMEAAQPEKEFAWSEEGVHSAHNFLQNVYRLADEFAAGEVAGSETETDATAVADYVSREIDATVATATEEFEDFRFNHALQAVREMVSLLHRYREYTAPDEETFERGLVTAVKILSPVAPHLAEEVWERLDRDGLLAEADWPAADAPDDYDVERRLVENTREDVRDIVDTVGIEDPETVTLAVAPEWKHRAHEVAADADGNVVGTVMGDEQLREVGEAAADFAKDLAARSEALDEQLSPERERAALERAAWLLEREFGADVVVQSAEEADGELASKAEPGRPAIDIEE